A stretch of Porites lutea chromosome 5, jaPorLute2.1, whole genome shotgun sequence DNA encodes these proteins:
- the LOC140938060 gene encoding uncharacterized protein, whose product MATAAGEEISKPCWRERKMFHESSEHIYPKCQKNGGLNIPRKYNIDSFGSTSYSIDFAKKEGRPALPRPCSVTRRNRPHPSQNFLNWRIPSKPMPGQKVNDASKAFLYLSDVETRQRFYDDYVGRFNSEKAGKLYQDVYCLVPRYPTRPKVTQQPIFQGKNNVEAVPSSRPRCTMTPLCVSKNAGQTYDSLVSQASSKERLIVESCLDAGDRGYLGKSLAHAIQPEAIPAIHRWLKHQNGTDRDVAVGFLNKLRRGTNQGGLETDRKYDRLQQICVDNKTSEEVSRAGRNAIMDQVRQMLINEPGPTERRRPTKVPLLKKNKKTSRFPMCPPRGFVINKNALFMQPHRCLPRHFEIHPEFHGITTK is encoded by the exons ATGGCAACAGCGGCAGGAGAAGAAATCTCCAAACCATGTTGGCGAGAACGCAAAATGTTTCATGAATCTTCGGAACATATTTACCCAAAGTGCCAAAAAAATGGCGGCTTAAATATTCCTCGAAAATATAACATCGACTCCTTTGGTTCAACATCATACTCGATTGACTTtgcgaaaaaagaaggaaggCCGGCGTTGCCCAGGCCTTGCTCCGTTACCAGGCGAAATAGGCCACACCCATCACAG AATTTTCTAAATTGGAGGATTCCTTCGAAGCCAATGCCAGGACAAAAGGTGAATGATGCCAGTAAAGcattcttgtatttatctgacGTGGAGACCCGACAGCGTTTTTACGACGACTATGTGGGAAGATTTA aTTCGGAGAAGGCCGGTAAACTGTACCAGGACGTTTACTGTTTGGTGCCTCGTTACCCGACGA GGCCAAAAGTTACTCAACAACCTATTTTTCAAGGTAAAAACAATGTCGAAGCAGTACCCAGTTCACGTCCAAGA TGCACTATGACACCGTTATGCGTGTCAAAGAACGCAGGGCAGACGTACGACAGTTTGGTATCCCAGGCTTCATCAAAGG agAGACTGATTGTGGAGAGTTGTTTAGACGCTGGTGATCGAGGATACTTGGGAAAG aGCTTGGCTCATGCTATACAACCTGAGGCCATACCTGCTATCCATCGGTGGCTTAAACATCAAAATGGAACAG ATCGTGATGTTGCAGTCGGCTTTTTGAACAAGTTGAGGAGAGGCACGAATCAAGGAGGCCTGGAGACGGATAGAAAATATGACCGTCTGCAACAAATTTGTGTTGATAACAAAACCTCTGAGGAAGTTTCCAG GGCTGGCCGTAATGCAATCATGGATCAAGTCCGCCAGATGTTGATAAACGAACCCGGCCCAACTGAACGCCGAAGACCTACAAAAGTTCCACTcctaaagaaaaacaagaaaacttcaCGATTCCCAATGTGCCCCCCTCGAGGATTTGTCATTAACAAGAATGCGCTGTTCATGCAACCTCATCGCTGCCTTCCGAGGCATTTTGAGATTCACCCTGAGTTTCATGGAATTACTACCAAGTAA